The DNA region CCGGGTCGTGCCTGGTGGATGCCGTGCGGACGGCCGTGACGCCTCGCTGCTGCGCCGCAGGCCGGCGGGTGATCGATCGGGCGACGTGACGCAGATGCCCTTGCCACCGTGCGAGAGCCGACCTACGGTCACATTCTCACGCTGATCTACGCGTGTCGAATGGCCTTGACCTCCCGTTCAAAGGAGCTGCTCATGCCCGACGTTGTGCGCGCCGCCCTGGTGCAGGCGACATGGACAGGCGACACCGACTCGATGATCGAGAAGCATGAGCAGTACGCACGCGAGGCCGCCCGGCAGGGGGCACGCGTCATCGGCTTCCAAGAGGTCTTCAACGCCCCGTACTTCTGCCAGGTCCAGGACCCCGAGCACTACAAGTGGGCCGAACGCGTGCCGGACGGGCCGACGGTGCGGCGGATGCAGGAACTGGCCCGCGAGACGGGCATGGTGGTGGTCGTCCCGGTCTTCGAGGTCGAACAGTCCGGCTTCTACTACAACACCGCCGCCGTCATCGACGCCGACGGCACGGTGCTGGGCACCTACCGCAAACACCATCTGCCTCAACTGCCGGGATTCTGGGAGAAGTTCTACTTCAAACCCGGCAACCTCGGCTGGCCCGTCTTCGACACCGCCGTCGGCCGCGTCGGCGTCTACATCTGCTACGACCGCCACTTCCCCGAGGGCTGGCGCGCACTGGGTCTCGCCGGGGCCCAGCTCGTCTACAACCCCTCCGCGACGTCCCGCGGACTCTCCAGCCATCTGTGGCAGCTCGAACAGCCCGCCGCGGCCGTCGCCAACGAGTACTTCATCGCCGCCATCAACCGCGTCGGCACCGAGGAGTACGGCGACAACGACTTCTACGGCACGAGCTACTTCGTCGACCCGCGCGGCCAGTTCGTGGGCGACGTCGCCAGCGACAAGGACGAGGAACTCGTCGTCCGCGACCTCGACTTCGACGTCATCGACGAGGTCCGCCAGCAGTGGGCCTTCTACCGCGACCGGCGGCCCGACGCCTACGACGGGCTGGTGCGCCCCTGATGAACGCCAGGCACACCGCGGACCCCGAGTCGCTGTTCCAGCGCCACCGCGCCGTACTGCCCGACTGGCTCGCCCTCTACTACGACCGCCCGCTGGAGATCACCCACGGCGAGGGACGCCACGTCTGGGACGGCGAGGGCAACCGCTACCTCGACTTCTTCGGCGGCATCCTCACCACCATGACGGCGCACGCGCTGCCCGAGGTGACCAAGGCCGTCAGCGAGCAGGCCGGCCGCATCCTGCACAGCTCGACGCTCTATCTCGACCGCCCCATGGTCGAGTTGGCCGAACGCATCGCAGCCCTGTCCGGCATCCCCGACGCCCGGGTCTTCTTCACCACCTCCGGTACGGAAGCCAACGACACGGCCCTGCTGCTGGCCACCACCTACCGCCGCTCCAACCAGATCCTGGCGCTGCGCAACAGCTACCACGGGCGTTCCTTCTCCGCCGTGGGCATCACCGGCAACCGCTCCTGGTCGCCGACGAGCCTCTCGCCGTTGCAGACGCTCTACGTACACGGCGGGGTGCGCACCCGCGGCCCCTACGCGGCCCTGGACGACGCGGAGTTCATCGACGCCTGCACCGCGGACCTGGTGGACATGCTCGGACAGACCGGCGGCGACGTGGCGGCCCTGATCGCCGAACCGGTGCAGGGCGTCGGCGGGTTCACCTCGCCGCCCGACGGCCTGTTCGCCGCGTTCCGCGAGGTCCTGCGCGAGCACGGCATCCTGTGGATCAGCGACGAGGTGCAGACGGGCTGGGGCCGCACGGGCGAGCACTTCTGGGGCTGGCAGGCACACGACCAGGCGGGCCCTCCCGACATGCTCACCTTCGCCAAGGGCATCGGCAACGGCATGTCGATCGGCGGCGTCGTCGCACGGGCCGAGGTCATGAACTGCCTTCCGGCGAACTCCATCTCCACCTTCGGCGGCAGCCCCGTCACCATGGCCGCCGGCAACGCCAACCTCAACTACCTGCTGGAGCACGACCTTCAGGGCAACGCCCGCCGCGTCGGAGGTCTGCTGCTGGAGCGGCTGAGGGCCGTCTCGGCGGGACTGGGCGTCGTACGGGAGGTGCGCGGGCGCGGCCTGATGGCCGGAGTGGAACTGGTCGAACCGCACAGCGGCGCCCCGTCGCTCAGGGCCGCCTCGCTGGTGCTGGAGGCCGCACGCGAACGCGGCCTGCTCATCGGCAAGGGCGGCGGCCACGCCACCGCCAGCGTGCTGCGCATCGCGCCGCCGCTGAGCCTCACCGTCGCGGAGGCGGAGGAGGGCGCCGAGATCCTGGAGCAAGCCTTGCGCACGGCCGACAACGAGCTGGGAGGGGAGAGCACACAATGACGCACTCACGTACGGTCGTTCGCGGGGGACTCGTCATCACCGCGTCCGACGAGACCCACGCCGACGTCCTCGTCGAGGACGGGCGGATCGTCGCCACCGCCGCCACCGGAAGCAGCGTCGCCCAGGGCTGGACGGCGGAGCGCACCATCGACGCCACCGGGAAGTACGTGCTGCCGGGCGGCGTCGACGCCCACACGCACATGGACTTCCCCTTCGGAGGCACCTTCTCCTCCGACGACTTCGAGTCCGGCACCAGGGCGGCGGCCTGGGGCGGCACGACCACCATCGTCGACTTCGCCGTACAGACCAAGGGCCACGCCCTGCGTGAGGGCCTGGACCGCTGGCACGCCAAGGCAGACGCGCAGTGCGCGATCGACTACGCCTTCCACATGATCCTCTCCGACGTCAACCAGGGCACCCTGAAGGAGATGGACATGCTGGTGGAGGAGGGCATCACCTCCTTCAAGATGTTCATGGCCTACCCGGGTGTCTTCTACAGCGACGACGGGCAGATCCTGCGCGCCATGCAGCGCACCGCCGGCAACGGCGGGCTGATCATGATGCACGCGGAGAACGGCATCGCCATCGACGTCCTCGTCGAACAGGCCCTGGCCGCGGGCAAGACCGACCCCCGCTACCACGGCGAGGTGCGCAAGGCCCTGCTGGAGGCCGAGGCCACCCACCGCGCCATCCAGCTCGCCCGCGTGGCCGGTTCAC from Streptomyces marispadix includes:
- a CDS encoding aspartate aminotransferase family protein, with the translated sequence MNARHTADPESLFQRHRAVLPDWLALYYDRPLEITHGEGRHVWDGEGNRYLDFFGGILTTMTAHALPEVTKAVSEQAGRILHSSTLYLDRPMVELAERIAALSGIPDARVFFTTSGTEANDTALLLATTYRRSNQILALRNSYHGRSFSAVGITGNRSWSPTSLSPLQTLYVHGGVRTRGPYAALDDAEFIDACTADLVDMLGQTGGDVAALIAEPVQGVGGFTSPPDGLFAAFREVLREHGILWISDEVQTGWGRTGEHFWGWQAHDQAGPPDMLTFAKGIGNGMSIGGVVARAEVMNCLPANSISTFGGSPVTMAAGNANLNYLLEHDLQGNARRVGGLLLERLRAVSAGLGVVREVRGRGLMAGVELVEPHSGAPSLRAASLVLEAARERGLLIGKGGGHATASVLRIAPPLSLTVAEAEEGAEILEQALRTADNELGGESTQ
- the hydA gene encoding dihydropyrimidinase, with the translated sequence MTHSRTVVRGGLVITASDETHADVLVEDGRIVATAATGSSVAQGWTAERTIDATGKYVLPGGVDAHTHMDFPFGGTFSSDDFESGTRAAAWGGTTTIVDFAVQTKGHALREGLDRWHAKADAQCAIDYAFHMILSDVNQGTLKEMDMLVEEGITSFKMFMAYPGVFYSDDGQILRAMQRTAGNGGLIMMHAENGIAIDVLVEQALAAGKTDPRYHGEVRKALLEAEATHRAIQLARVAGSPLYVVHVSAEEAVAELASARDMGLPVFAETCPQYLFLSTDNLAEPDFGGAKYVCSTPLRPKEHQAALWKGLRTNDLQVVSTDHCPFCFVGQKELGRGDFSKIPNGMPGVEHRMDLLHQAVLDGHISRRRWIELACATPARMFGLYPKKGTLQPGSDADIVIYDPEAPQTLSAETHHMNVDYSAYEGKQITGQVETVLSRGETVIDRRTYTGRAGHGQYTPRGLCQLLD
- a CDS encoding nitrilase-related carbon-nitrogen hydrolase, giving the protein MPDVVRAALVQATWTGDTDSMIEKHEQYAREAARQGARVIGFQEVFNAPYFCQVQDPEHYKWAERVPDGPTVRRMQELARETGMVVVVPVFEVEQSGFYYNTAAVIDADGTVLGTYRKHHLPQLPGFWEKFYFKPGNLGWPVFDTAVGRVGVYICYDRHFPEGWRALGLAGAQLVYNPSATSRGLSSHLWQLEQPAAAVANEYFIAAINRVGTEEYGDNDFYGTSYFVDPRGQFVGDVASDKDEELVVRDLDFDVIDEVRQQWAFYRDRRPDAYDGLVRP